The stretch of DNA ATGGCCGCGTTTAGATGGACAGCCGTGTtggttataatattattattcccaGTGGTAACTAGTCTATTCGAAGGTGTAAAAACCCGTATTTAATCTGAAAAGTTTTTAGGTATATTGCAAGTTCGAGTTTACCAACTTAAACTGTACTTCCTTGGACACAGAATTCATGGATAACGGCGACTGCTTCTTAAAGTCTGTGAACCGGACTTATAAGTACATGACAGTAAGGCTAAAGTTTCACAAATTCCCAGTTAATAATGTAACGGTATGAATTCATCCACACTTAGTTTTAATGAAAGTATTCTAAAaagttacttttattttaaatttaaggtaaGAGTGCGAGTTCTTAAGAGACTGAGTGGATATAAGCCCTTTCTTTACGATTTTACTGCCGACGCCTGTAAATTCCTTAAGGGAAATCAGAATCAGTTCTTATCCTTCTTCTATGACATGTTTGCTCCATATTCAAATATTAACCACAGTTGCCCTTACAATGTAAGCTTTAAAGCAATCCTAAtgagtaattaaactttaataCTCGTCTCATTCATATTGCAGCATGACGTTTATGTAGAAAAGTTACCAATTAGCTATCTGGATCATAGATTGACTGTTGTCATTCCAATGCCCGAAGGGTACTACTGTTTTAACAGTATTTTTTCCGTCAAAAAAAAACCTGTGTttgatttaaaagttttttttaagatatattaaTGGATTGATTAatttgtgtttgtgcagatTACCTCTGCATGGATATTTGTActggaaaaataatacaaaaacatACTAGAAAGTCTCATTCTTATAAGTATatttaatcttaatttttggACGATACATACTTTAATAAAAAGGCATCCAAGGCTCTGAGACACCACATACTGTCTGCGAGAAGGTAATCGAATAAAAAGCAGATTTAGTAAGAGAAACTATGACTTTTTGGTAAttgttgcttttatttttatagtcaaCATAGTTTTGTtggtaaacaaataaatatttaaaatctaaacgACTAAAATTGTGCTTCCCCGCTTGAACCAgaagttttagaaaaattcaaacaacTTATTGTCCCCTTAGCTTCGTTTTCTTTTAGATAGTTTCGATATGTCTCGGGTACTTGGAATATCATTGTGGGAGTATCATAAATAATGCTTAAGGTTATCGACCCCTTTGAGGCTTGGAATACATAGAGAAATACAAATAGATGTGCGGAGCTGGCTCTCAGACAAAAGGAGTCGAAGGGTAAACAGGTTCTGGTGACAACTTAGCATAACCAACTTAGCATTTGACTAACGCTTGCGGGTGAGTTAGGTATTAGGTGATTTCGATCAGCAACGATCAGTTAAGTACGTAGAAGTCTGACTAAGACGGTGTCTGTGGGGCACATATGCGTACAGGTAATTGCGATAGGATACAGCGAGTTTTGGAGTATCAAAAAGTTGACCACTAGTAATTGCTTATGTGCTGAAGTATTTACCATTTAACACCTAGACTTACACATATAAAGTTAGTTTCACACACACGATCAACGACTTACAGACCAATAAAAGCATTTTGCTCGAGTTTACAATTTCCGTTTGGTGAATTCCTTTGGCGAAATGCATTTGGTTCTTCCTATACTATATAGACCTTGAGTACACAAATGTTAACGTTGTCATCAAAATAATCAATACGGACGTCTTTACACTTTTGATATTGTTGTCAATGGTATATCACTagttaaactaaactaaactctTGTTTAAACACATgtctttttccatttttcgcaGCCTTTCCCCCACTGTCGTTGCTGTTCCTATAGCTATATCtagattttgtattttggtGTTGGTGGGTGAGCTCTTAAGCAagcattttccatttgcaaCTAGCTACTGGctgcgtttttggtttcgaTAGATAGCCTTTCGTTCATAGCACGCAATGACAGCTCAGTTCGTTTGCCGGATCTCCTCAGATATCCCCCGTTTCCATGGCGGCATTAATGTCGGCCACGATCTTTCCCATCACCTCGCGGTAGGGGGAGTCCGATCGGAAAGCCGTTTCCAGCAGCGCCTCCTCGCCAAAGAAATCGAACACCTCGTCGATGCGGCCCAGAGATTTCTCTGTGAGATGCGGCTGCACAATCGACTTGAGGGCCATCTGCGACTCGGCTATGGACTTTTGCAGGTAGGCCAGGTCGAACGTAAAGTCCACTTCGTAGAATGATATGATGGAGAGCTGGGTGTTCTgaaagtaaaatttataagtCATTATCTGCTTATGGATtagtatttgtttttagatctCACCTGAAACTTTCTCTTAAAGTTCTCCGCCTTCTGCAACTCCTCCTCGCTGAACTGATTGTTACGGTGGAGAACACCGATCTTGATCACGATCTTGATGATGTTCTTGATCAGCTTCTCCGCCTTGGCCTTGTTGCCGGTGTGCATCTTGCAGAGCCTGTACAGGTTGTCCAGCAGCGAGGCCGTTGTCCCGTCGATGAAGGCCTTCGCAATGTTTTTGGTGGCCATGCGTGAGAGGATTTTCTTCTGCGCCCGCAGGCCGATATCGTGCGACTTGAAGACATTGTCAGCCATGACTAAAGCGGAAGGGAGGGGTGCGATTGAGATTCAGGCATTATTATCGCTGCATATTCATTGACGAAAGCATTGTGGTGGAGCAATTCAAGCAAATCGAGCAACCAAACAAAACGGAGAAACAACTGAAAACTGGATACTGAATACTGGCAACTGAAAAGAAAAGCAGCTCCGCACTTTTCAGCGCTTTACCTTCCAAGTTCCAGTAGTCGACGCTCCAGAGCAGCAGACATTGTCGAAGACCGGCCACCGACATCGTTGCTATATATCACACATATATTACACCGATTCCAGTTGCAAGCATTGATAAGGGAATtacagatatagatatagtaACATGAATGATTGGGCAACGTTCATCAGCACGGTATCTCTAGATAAAGAAACCCTGTTTCTTTGTGTTCCATTGTGTTTCAAGTGGAGTGGGTAATAAAACAGGCCTACCTTTAGCTAGGATGAgtcatttgtttttaagtagtataACAAGTTTTAAACTAAACagactttttaatttaaactttgtatatttataaatcagcatgaataaaattatgaacaaaatcaaaatagaagtataaaaattggaatcCGTTATCGTACACTCGTCACAACCCCTTTCTTACAATAAAAACGGCAGTTTAatcattaagaaaaaattctcGGAAAGACGAATTGGGGTTATCATAACTCACTGTTGTTAGTACAAACTAAATTCAAAGTCAGTACGATATAAGGAGGAATGGAGTGGGTAATAAAACAGGCCTACCTTTAGtcctaaaataaaaacataacatatttataaaacagtATGAATAAAATTATGATCAAAAACTAAATAGAATAGAATGTTCCGagtacaaaaattgaaattcgttATCGTACACTCGTCACAACCCGTTCTtacaataaaatcataaagaaaaaattctcgGAAAGACGAATTGGGGTTATCATAACTCACTGTTGTTAGTACAAGCTAAATCCGAATTCAGTACGATATAAGGAGGTTCGACCTTATAAATAATGGATGACCAACTGTTCTTCTCTAGCCGTATTTATAAGGTCGTTCTAACGGCTTCGTGGCGCGTGTCGTACGTGTGGGAGCCTTAAATGGAAATGCGGCAGCTTTTCCAACTGTCCAAACAAGGAGTCTAGACCGGGCCAGCAATCCATTGGATTGGCGGTGGGTCAGCGGAGTTCATGCAGATACATATGCGTATGTATTAGCTAGAACTAGAACTAGAACTAGGCATCCCTGGCTACTAATTTAACTAAGTGAATTCCAGTTCCAGCTAGATAACGTCTAGCATATAACCGTGTCATGACACGAACCGCTCCAAATGGTTAAGGTCACGCAAAGTGCAATAAAACGGAGGCCTATCCTTCGAAAAAAGGGGGTGTGCCTCCAAGGACAACGGTGGTATGCGGAAGTTCGCTACAGCCAAAACAACTGGGCACTTGAGTTTCTCTGTGAGCCAACTTCATTCGACCTCCTCAGTTTACCAACAAAGTTTTGGGGTTCCTGCATTTGCGTGTTCCGTTTTCCCAAAGGGGGTTTCTTTGCCTTCTGGGTGTTATTGATTGCAACAGGCATATTTCGCCCTCCCCCTGAAAACAGGAATAGAATCCGACTTTGGCGCTCTGCCCGCTCACctgtgtttttgttgctgcagtCCTTGAATTGTATCCTTGGCTCCCTTTGCTCtgcccgtgtgtgtgtgtgtgtgtatccaACGACCTGTCTGCGATTCCAATTCCTAGCACAAGCAACTAAAAAGGGGCGGCTGCATTTAAATGCGCAAATTGATGGCGATTTGCTGCGAAATTTATGAGCAACTTCGATTAAACATAAAACAAGTCAgcgaacagcaacaaaaaacaagatatGAGCGCAGCCAGTGTGACCATGGAGAGTGTAATCGCGAAATCACAAACTGGGAAAGATGTAAGTTCttggtatttttaaagcagctatttaaaaatatatttttaattgttttcattagttttatttttttattgcaataCTTGAAATGCATCATATTGTAATGTacagaacttaaaaagtagacaataaaaaaaatataaaattgtacaaaataagactataattaaaaataaaaatgaagtatagttttcttttataaaagagtagggggattccctaaactgttgaattgctgaattgttgaattttggtcaggtgttaatcagctgttccatacaaagtcaactttcagaaatttcagcaattcatcagcctcggggctgctgaaaattttgttgaattgctgaaaagccagagttgtcacctttttttaaaagtcgtggcaactctgtaacattttagtatcaccagtacgcattatttattttaaaatcaactcagaatgcatatttgtggttctttttaccttggtaacacttttagacagtaactagcaataataaatcaaattttacatgctttaaattccgtgaaatttttcaacaaataacagctgtttaaaaattcaacaggaaccattttgggtcgttcccttaattgctgaaattttttgttgaattttcaacaattcagcaattcaacagtttagggaatccccctagtgcattatttgaattatttatttaaaattaaaacataccgcttttgatttttggcgGTTCTCGAATGAGTTTTCGCTCCAAAAGGCATCTTCCGCTTACCCGCGCACGGTCACACTGCAAAAAGGTCCCAGCTGCGtcgttgaaaaatattttcgatgCTTCGTAggttgttttatttcaaaggAAATAGCAATTAATATAGTTGAAAACGCGGAATTCGAGGAGCAGTCGCCGAGCGGGTTGCACGATGAACATATACAACAAGTTGCGGGCCAGGGAGCACGGATACGGTGAGTTAATCGCTTGGCGGGAGAATCTCACTTTTGGCGCTCGAATTTCCTGCGAGCCGAGGTGTTGATTTCAAAAAGGGTTCAAGGTGTTTGTCTGGTTTAAATGCCAGAATATCAGTGATATATGCATATTCTCACAGAGGATCAGTGAGGGGGTTGAGAAACCCCACAAGTAGTTCCCTTGGAAACTGCTGATCTAGCAGAAAATCCGCGAAAAACTATGCCATAGCCACGGCACTAATTTCACGCTTGTCCCCTCCCGTTTTTGCAGCCAACGAGAGGACCTACGACTTTGCCCTGCGTCGCCTTTCCGTGGCCAAGGAGGACAGCTGGCGGGGCATTGCGCCGGCCAACTACTGCCCGGACTTCAATCCGGAGCCGCCGATCTTCTCGGCCAAGTTCGCCAACTGCGATGGCTATCGGCACATCCTGGCGATTGCCAACGAGGACGGCAAGATCACGCTGCAGGACACCACGCAGCGCAACCAGCAGCCGGAGGAGCAGTCCCTGGTGGGTCCGCAGTGCCACTACAATGCCGTTTTCGATCTGGAATGGGCTCCCGGCCAGATGCGCTTCGTCTCCGCCTCGGGCGATCACACGGCCCGCCTGTGGGAGGTGGCGGGCTCCGGGATCCGTGGCCTTAACTCCTATGTGGGCCACACGCGGTCCGTGAAATCGGCCGCCTTCAAGCGCACCGATCCCGCTGTCTTCGCCACCGGCGGTCGCGACGGCGCCATTCTCATCTGGGACATCAGGGCCAATCTCAACATGGACCTCACCTCGCGCGTGGACAACTGCATCTACAGCGGCCACACGGGCGGGCCGGGCACTCCGGTTTCGCAGCGAAAGCAGCGCACACGCACGCCCAAAATGGCAGGCGGCACCACGTCGAGCAGCATCACCGGTTTGGCCTTCCAGGATAACGACACGCTCATCTCCTGCGGCGCCGGCGATGGAGTGATCAAGGTGTGGGACCTGCGGCGCAACTACACGGCCTACAAGAAGGAGCCGCTGCCCAGGCACAAGCTGCCCTACGCCGGCCACTCCACCTTCCGGGGATTCACCAACCTCATTGTGGACGCCGCGGGCACGAAGCTGTATGCGAATTGCATGGACAACACCATCTATTGCTACAACCTGGCCTCCTACTCGCCGCGACCGCTGGCCTGCTACAAGGGCCTGCTGAACTCGACGTTCTACATCAAATCGTGCCTCAGCCCGGATGGAAAGTATCTGCTGAGCGGCAGCAGCGATGAGCGAGCCTACATCTGGAATCTGGAGCATGCGGAGGAGCCGCTGGTGGCTTTAGCTGGCCATACAGTCGAAGTGACCTGTGTGGCCTGGGGCTCCAGTCACGACTGCCCCATTGTCACGTGCAGCGATGATGCGCGTCACAAGATCTGGCGCATTGGACCCGATCTGGAGGGGCTCAGCGAGGCGGAGCGTGCGGAAAAGTACCGGGGAACTGCCTCCTACGTGAGGGAATTCGGCAAGAAGTCATGCGGTCCTTCGAGTGGCAATCACAAGTACAATCTGCGAGATCTGGAGTCCACGCCGCGTTCGCTGAAGCGGCTGATGGATCAAAATGAACGCACACCCGGCTCTGTGGAAAAGACGACGACTACGAAACGATCGTTTCTGGAAATGCTGGGTGTAGCTAATCCGGAGACGGAGGCCACAGAGCAGCCGCAGAAGCGAGCCAAACCGTTGGAGTCTCGCGGCAGGCGGCTCTTTGGACCCTCTAGCCAGGAAACGACTTGCCGCCACATTCAACTGCAGCCCATAAACGAAGAGGACGCCTCGCCAAGCAAACGGCAGAAGGAGAACTCGGCGGCGGAAGATGTGTCGCCACTGCACAAGCTCCTCAGCACGCCAGGTCATTCTCCGCTGAGTGAGAATGTAAACCACATGTACACCTCCCCACCGACgacttcagcagcagcagcagccgcagcggcGTCGGCTGAGGCAGCCAACCCACCGCCCATCTCCGCCATCATCTACTCGCCCACCTCCAACCTGCCCAACTACGTGCTGGATGGCGAGGCCCCCCACCTGGGCATCATGTCGCCCAAGCGGAAGGCCAAGGAGAAGGTGGACTGGCTGACGAATATCCGCAAGCAGAAGCTGATGAGTGGCCGGGCCCATGTGACGCTAAGCGATAAGATAAGCGAGGAGCAGCAGGCGGATGTCTTGGCCTCTCCGCGTCTCCAGAGTCTGCGGCAATCCGAGTGCAGTCCCCGGTTGCAGGCCACGCCCCGCAGGCGCATCTCGCACACGgatggcggcggtggcggtaCACCGGCCGGCAGCTcctcccattcccattcccagccAAGAACACCAACCTCCAGTAGGAGAAACAGCGAGACGACGCTCCTGCGATTCTTTAGCATCCAGAGGAGCAGCAGTGTGCCGGCGGAGGAAGCGACGACGGCGGCTCCATCCTCACCCAATCCACCGGCGACGGTGACTGTCgccgctgccacgcccctcaGCCTGCGTACGCCCACCACGGCGGCTGTGGGCAGCGATTGACTTTCTTCTTTTTACATTCAATGGGAAAATCACAGCACCATTATTGCTCTTGTAGTTTTAAGCGGACAttgtttaagttattttatgTAGATAGTAGGTTGTTGGTAACCAACTCACCGCCGTTTGTACAGCGCCCATACGAAAAAGACTAACGTAcccaaataaaagtaaatcaaTTTTCAACATGCCTtggtaataaaattatttgtacACATTACGCATAACTAGACCTCggatttttacctaaatttctaggtcatatttttcaaatgtaataaattcgaatgaatatcggaaatatgcaaaatatatgcgaaCAACTGGAggctcaaatttttaatgcagacCTCTGGCATTCCAAGGAACCTTCAGTAAACACGGCGAGCAATTTAAACGAGCAGTTTGGCCGATAGGGCCAAAAACTATTCTGCCccttttactatttttcccCCTTCTCGCCTACtcgttggaaatataaatagggtttcctttaatttgtgaaaaaattagatatctcaGAAATGACGAAAAggaacaaacaattttcttcgggtaaattagGTTGGCTATGAAATGGTCAATCTTGAATAgttgagtttattttatattttgcatattttatgcatatgcattttatgcaaaaaaaaataaaatattccattaattttaaactatatttttattgaaacgatctttggtgttttcggaattgatctatctttatcctataaaaatatgcaagtatgcaaaatccgaggtctaCCCATAATTATTATCCTATATAAAAACTAGCTGATATTTAGTGTaagtactttttattttttggcataatcAATATGTTTTCAAGTGGCACACGTGGCTAGAAAGTTCCTCCGCCTACTGAACCTTCTTCTGCTGTTCCAGCTGCTCCTTTTTGGCCGCATTGTTCAATCGCATGGTCTGGATGAGCTGCTTGGCCACTCCCGCCAGCAAGACGATGTGGCTGAAGTGCAGGGCAGCGCTGGAGAAGTTCGTGCTGGGATAGGTGTTCCAGCAGTACTCGATGAGTCCCAGGATGAGGCAGCGCACGCCCAGCGAGTACGGCGTGGACCAAGCCAAATAGGGCAGCGAGTGGAAGTACCAGACGTAGAACTGATAGTGCAGCGATCGGGAGCAGGCAATGCCCACCAGGTTGGCCAGGAAGAAGGGCAGCAGGGCCAGCTGAGTGCAGCGATCAAAGTGGATGCCATAGCGTTCTGGTTCTGTTTGGACAGGAGCTGCAGCTGCCTTCGCTCCCGACGCCTTTTGCAGGCTCCTTTCGAAGGCCTTCAGGAAGGACTGCTGTTCGGAGGTGAACTTCTTCTGATCCTGGTGCTTCTCCGCTTTCTTGGCCTTCTTCTGGGCCTTCACCTCTCGATTCTGCTGCTCTATTTGCGGCTGCAGCTGATCCTCAATGCGGCGCAGGCGCACGTAGCTCTGGAAGAAGGTCCAGGTGGGCTTGGCAAAGGCCACGAGGAGCAGCAGATGGAGGCCCAGCAGGGAAAGGTGGAGGGATCGGTTCTCGAAGAGCTCTCTACTCAAAAACCTATAGTTCACCGTCCACTTGTGCTCGAAGATACGGCCCAAATCGAAGCTCCCACGGAGATACTCCACCGGGTGGGTGAGCAGAAAGGGAGCTCCCAGCAGCACTTGGATCCCTCCACAAACGGCCAACTGCAGGATCGTCTTTAGGAGTCCCAGATTGGCCAGATAGAAGAGGAGTAGAGCCGGAGCAAACAGCAGGATGTTCATCTTAACGCCCACCGCCAGGCTAAAGAAAATGCTACCGAGATTCCATCGGCGATCCAGGAAGAGATTGAGGGCGGCGTAGAGCAGCAGCACGGCCACCGGATCGTTGAAGAGACGCAACACGTAGATCGAGTGGATGCGGTAC from Drosophila takahashii strain IR98-3 E-12201 chromosome 2R, DtakHiC1v2, whole genome shotgun sequence encodes:
- the sigmar gene encoding protein salivary glands marred isoform X2 produces the protein MADNVFKSHDIGLRAQKKILSRMATKNIAKAFIDGTTASLLDNLYRLCKMHTGNKAKAEKLIKNIIKIVIKIGVLHRNNQFSEEELQKAENFKRKFQNTQLSIISFYEVDFTFDLAYLQKSIAESQMALKSIVQPHLTEKSLGRIDEVFDFFGEEALLETAFRSDSPYREVMGKIVADINAAMETGDI
- the l(2)dtl gene encoding protein lethal(2)denticleless, coding for MNIYNKLRAREHGYANERTYDFALRRLSVAKEDSWRGIAPANYCPDFNPEPPIFSAKFANCDGYRHILAIANEDGKITLQDTTQRNQQPEEQSLVGPQCHYNAVFDLEWAPGQMRFVSASGDHTARLWEVAGSGIRGLNSYVGHTRSVKSAAFKRTDPAVFATGGRDGAILIWDIRANLNMDLTSRVDNCIYSGHTGGPGTPVSQRKQRTRTPKMAGGTTSSSITGLAFQDNDTLISCGAGDGVIKVWDLRRNYTAYKKEPLPRHKLPYAGHSTFRGFTNLIVDAAGTKLYANCMDNTIYCYNLASYSPRPLACYKGLLNSTFYIKSCLSPDGKYLLSGSSDERAYIWNLEHAEEPLVALAGHTVEVTCVAWGSSHDCPIVTCSDDARHKIWRIGPDLEGLSEAERAEKYRGTASYVREFGKKSCGPSSGNHKYNLRDLESTPRSLKRLMDQNERTPGSVEKTTTTKRSFLEMLGVANPETEATEQPQKRAKPLESRGRRLFGPSSQETTCRHIQLQPINEEDASPSKRQKENSAAEDVSPLHKLLSTPGHSPLSENVNHMYTSPPTTSAAAAAAAASAEAANPPPISAIIYSPTSNLPNYVLDGEAPHLGIMSPKRKAKEKVDWLTNIRKQKLMSGRAHVTLSDKISEEQQADVLASPRLQSLRQSECSPRLQATPRRRISHTDGGGGGTPAGSSSHSHSQPRTPTSSRRNSETTLLRFFSIQRSSSVPAEEATTAAPSSPNPPATVTVAAATPLSLRTPTTAAVGSD
- the Alg3 gene encoding lethal(2)neighbour of tid protein, whose product is MAPPKAASQRQAVRRKKSGTLVDSILDKYLNVRFFKYLVLEPAALPIVGLFVLLAEAVINVVVIQRVPYTEIDWVAYMQECEGFLNGTTNYALLRGDTGPLVYPAAFVYIYSALYYVTSHGTNVRLAQYIFAGIYLLQLALVLRLYAKSRKVPPYVLVLSAFTSYRIHSIYVLRLFNDPVAVLLLYAALNLFLDRRWNLGSIFFSLAVGVKMNILLFAPALLLFYLANLGLLKTILQLAVCGGIQVLLGAPFLLTHPVEYLRGSFDLGRIFEHKWTVNYRFLSRELFENRSLHLSLLGLHLLLLVAFAKPTWTFFQSYVRLRRIEDQLQPQIEQQNREVKAQKKAKKAEKHQDQKKFTSEQQSFLKAFERSLQKASGAKAAAAPVQTEPERYGIHFDRCTQLALLPFFLANLVGIACSRSLHYQFYVWYFHSLPYLAWSTPYSLGVRCLILGLIEYCWNTYPSTNFSSAALHFSHIVLLAGVAKQLIQTMRLNNAAKKEQLEQQKKVQ
- the sigmar gene encoding protein salivary glands marred isoform X1 is translated as MSVAGLRQCLLLWSVDYWNLEVMADNVFKSHDIGLRAQKKILSRMATKNIAKAFIDGTTASLLDNLYRLCKMHTGNKAKAEKLIKNIIKIVIKIGVLHRNNQFSEEELQKAENFKRKFQNTQLSIISFYEVDFTFDLAYLQKSIAESQMALKSIVQPHLTEKSLGRIDEVFDFFGEEALLETAFRSDSPYREVMGKIVADINAAMETGDI